A single region of the Aurantiacibacter sp. MUD11 genome encodes:
- the glmU gene encoding bifunctional UDP-N-acetylglucosamine diphosphorylase/glucosamine-1-phosphate N-acetyltransferase GlmU, whose amino-acid sequence MSDRPIAAVILAAGKGTRMKSAKHKVLHEVAGRSMIEHLLASVEQLAPEKLVAIVGESREQLEERLAGRCAFAVQEPQLGTGHAVQQAEEALAGFDGDVLVLYGDVPFVKAETMRAMIDRLRAVDAPAAVVLGFEPEDPLRYGRVIAQQGQIIKMVEYKDASEDERACRLCNSGLLAARSDDLFALLGRVKNENAQAEYYLPDIVNIAIADGRNCAVVSCETPDEVAGVNSRAELAAAEAQWQEYKRAEVMEAGVTLRAPETVFFSWDTDLAADVVVEQNVVFGPGVSVASGATIRAFSHLEGATVGENVEVGPYARLRPGATLEKGSKVGNFVEIKKATLGEGAKANHLTYLGDATVGAGANIGAGTITCNYDGYFKHQTVIGPRAFIGSNSALIAPVSIGADAIVAAGSAVSRDVGDGELRMVRAEQLIKPGWADRFHDAMKKKKAEKKA is encoded by the coding sequence ATGAGTGATCGCCCGATAGCTGCCGTCATCCTTGCCGCGGGCAAGGGCACCCGCATGAAGAGCGCCAAGCACAAGGTGCTGCACGAGGTCGCGGGACGCTCGATGATCGAGCACCTGCTGGCCAGCGTCGAGCAGCTGGCACCGGAAAAGCTGGTCGCCATCGTCGGCGAATCCCGCGAACAGCTGGAGGAACGGCTGGCGGGCCGCTGCGCCTTCGCCGTGCAGGAACCGCAATTGGGCACCGGCCATGCGGTGCAGCAGGCGGAGGAGGCGCTGGCAGGCTTCGACGGCGACGTGCTGGTGCTCTACGGTGACGTGCCCTTCGTAAAGGCGGAAACCATGCGCGCGATGATCGACCGCCTGCGTGCCGTCGATGCCCCTGCTGCCGTGGTGCTTGGCTTCGAGCCGGAAGACCCGCTGCGCTATGGCCGCGTGATCGCGCAGCAGGGCCAGATCATCAAGATGGTCGAATACAAGGATGCCAGCGAGGACGAGCGGGCTTGCCGCCTGTGTAATTCGGGCCTGCTGGCGGCGCGGTCTGATGACCTGTTCGCATTGCTTGGCCGGGTGAAGAACGAGAACGCGCAGGCGGAGTACTACCTGCCCGATATCGTCAACATCGCCATCGCCGACGGGCGCAACTGTGCCGTCGTCTCCTGCGAGACGCCGGACGAGGTCGCCGGCGTGAACAGCCGCGCCGAACTGGCCGCAGCCGAAGCGCAATGGCAGGAATACAAGCGCGCCGAGGTGATGGAAGCGGGCGTCACCCTGCGCGCGCCGGAAACCGTCTTCTTCAGCTGGGATACCGACCTGGCAGCCGACGTGGTGGTGGAGCAGAACGTTGTCTTCGGACCCGGCGTCTCCGTGGCCAGCGGGGCGACGATCAGGGCGTTCAGCCACTTGGAAGGTGCAACTGTAGGCGAGAATGTCGAAGTCGGTCCTTACGCTCGCCTGCGCCCCGGGGCCACGCTGGAAAAGGGCAGCAAGGTCGGCAATTTCGTCGAGATCAAGAAGGCCACCCTGGGCGAGGGGGCCAAGGCCAACCACCTCACCTACCTCGGCGATGCGACGGTGGGGGCGGGCGCCAATATCGGCGCGGGCACCATCACCTGCAATTACGATGGCTATTTCAAGCACCAGACGGTGATCGGCCCGCGCGCCTTCATCGGCTCCAACTCCGCGCTGATCGCCCCGGTCAGCATCGGTGCCGACGCGATCGTGGCTGCCGGAAGCGCGGTCAGCCGCGATGTGGGTGACGGGGAACTGCGCATGGTGCGCGCCGAACAGCTCATCAAGCCGGGCTGGGCCGACCGTTTCCACGACGCGATGAAAAAGAAGAAGGCCGAGAAAAAGGCGTGA
- a CDS encoding HAD-IA family hydrolase codes for MADFPFDIVLFDLDGTLVDSNLDLGPAINHALTLEGRPTLPLAEVRQLIGGGAVPMLERGLERTGGPVPEARFKELSQALLEHYWAHIADNTVPFAGVLGALDELADRGCKLGVCTNKAEGPARQLLDQLDLTDRFAAIYGGDTLGREKAKPAPDMLLAAIADCGGGRAALVGDSTYDVRAARNAEIPVVTYRYGYHDVPVDELGGDVLIDHFNQLVGVLEDL; via the coding sequence ATGGCAGACTTTCCCTTTGATATCGTCCTTTTCGACCTCGACGGAACGCTGGTCGATTCCAACCTCGACCTCGGCCCCGCGATCAACCACGCGCTGACGCTGGAGGGCCGCCCCACCCTGCCGCTGGCCGAAGTGCGCCAGCTGATCGGCGGCGGCGCCGTGCCGATGCTGGAGCGCGGGCTGGAACGCACCGGCGGCCCGGTTCCGGAAGCACGCTTCAAGGAACTGAGCCAGGCGCTGCTGGAACATTACTGGGCGCATATCGCCGACAACACCGTGCCCTTCGCGGGCGTGCTCGGCGCGCTGGACGAACTGGCGGATCGCGGCTGCAAGCTGGGCGTCTGCACCAACAAGGCCGAGGGTCCGGCACGGCAATTGCTCGACCAGCTTGACCTGACCGATCGCTTCGCCGCGATCTACGGCGGAGACACTTTGGGTCGCGAAAAGGCCAAGCCCGCGCCCGACATGCTGCTGGCCGCCATTGCCGATTGCGGCGGCGGTCGCGCGGCCCTGGTAGGCGATTCGACCTATGATGTGCGTGCCGCGCGTAACGCAGAAATCCCTGTTGTTACATACCGTTATGGTTATCACGACGTGCCGGTGGACGAGCTGGGCGGCGACGTGTTGATCGATCATTTCAACCAGCTGGTAGGGGTGCTGGAAGACCTGTAA